The proteins below come from a single Paramormyrops kingsleyae isolate MSU_618 chromosome 25, PKINGS_0.4, whole genome shotgun sequence genomic window:
- the LOC140582920 gene encoding uncharacterized protein, with protein MNRKYFRCHGYNRAFFKLKSCVLCELSRWTCGFVLSLLVSRVRIEVMEDYGTGFRHKLEKWPRSSITGFFHKTSIPEIVEGKKFVLVVGDSHLRSLVDGFVLMPEGSLSFGYSCTPGASASVLRREVQGESIPYTPDLVCLLAPGNNITESNTIEQSGRDFTSLIQCALSQWTKVIVIDFPTRLTVEHHLQDLLRQEYHRAASRLGVRYMSISEHFPQSTLDLWCRDGVHLSDNRGMPILAQLIWTAAYLHLSTPPTHHFTPGVMSVCSRVSPKVVVTGVIKAKTQRNVYTWSNMVKGIPKGAAADLFRELTLAGSNGCIYQVGDATVHCYPKGQISGQRKVEQVKMQARKKKRQVKEKGKAKGMEKQDSRRRAGEKGEGEERQDSRRRAGEKGEGEERQDSRRRAGEKGEGEERQDSRRRAGEKSEGEERQDSRRRAGEKGEGKERQDSRRRAGEKGEGEERQDSRRRAGEKGEGEERQDSRRSAGQKKFYYSVKKLLGGTPSKSNVQVEAIKHRSFKGKKHGITLIA; from the exons ATGAACCGGAAGTACTTTCGTTGTCATGGTTATAACAGAgcatttttcaaattaaaatcttGCGTGCTCTGCGAGCTATCAAGGTGGACTTGCGGCTTTGTATTGAGTCTGCTGGTTTCTCGTGTGCGAATTGAAG TGATGGAAGACTACGGGACTGGATTCCGGCACAAGTTGGAGAAGTGGCCACGATCTTCCATAACgggtttttttcacaaaacctCTATTCCGGAGATTGTTGAAGGAAAGAAG tttgttCTGGTTGTGGGCGATTCCCATCTGAGAAGCCTTGTTGATGGCTTCGTCCTCATGCCAGAAGGGAGCCTTTCCTTTGGCTACAGTTGCACTCCAGGGGCAAGTGCTTCTGTCCTTCGACGTGAGGTTCAGGGTGAAAGTATTCCTTACACCCCTGACCTTGTGTGCCTCTTGGCTCCTGGGAACAACATCACCGAGAGTAACACCATTGAGCAGTCTGGGCGGGACTTCACCAGCCTTATCCAATGTGCGTTGAGCCAGTGGACTAAG GTCATAGTGATAGACTTCCCCACTCGACTAACTGTGGAGCATCACCTCCAGGACCTGCTGCGACAGGAATACCATCGTGCTGCAAGCAGACTGG GTGTGAGATACATGTCCATCTCAGAGCATTTTCCACAGTCGACTCTTGACCTGTGGTGCAGAGATGGTGTGCACCTTAGTGACAACAGAGGAATGCCGATCCTGGCACAGCTCATCTGGACTGCAGCCTATCTTCACCTGTCAACGCCACCGACACATCATTTCACCCCAGGGGTAATGTCTGTATGTTCAAGGGTTAGTCCTAAGGTGGTTGTGACAGGTGTGATCAAGGCAAAGACACAAAGGAACGTGTACACCTGGTCCAACATGGTGAAGGGTATCCCGAAGGGTGCTGCAGCAGACCTATTTAGGGAGCTTACCCTG GCTGGGAGTAATGGATGTATTTACCAAGTTGGTGATGCCACAGTCCACTGCTACCCTAAAGGGCAGATATCAGGTCAGCGAAAGGTAGAACAGGTAAAGATGCAGGCAAGGAAGAAGAAAAGGCAGGTGAAAGAGAAAGGTAAAGCTAAAGGTATGGAGAagcaggacagcaggaggagagcaggtgagaaaggtgaaggtgaggagagacaggacagcaggaggagagcaggtgagaaaggtgaaggtgaggagagacaggacagcaggaggagagcaggtgagaaaggtgaaggtgaggagaggcaggacagcaggaggagagCAGGTGAGAAAAGTGAAGGTGAGGagaggcaggacagcaggaggagagCAGGTGAGAAAGGTGAAGGTAAGGAAAGGCAGGATAGCAGGAGGAGAGCAGGTGAGAAAGGTGAAGGTGAGGAAAGGCAGGATAGCAGGAGGAGAGCAGGTGAGAAAGGTGAAGGTGAGGAAAGGCAGGATAGCAGGAGGAGTGCAGGTCAGAAAAAGTTTTACTATTCTGTAAAAAAACTGTTAGGTGGCACACCGAGTAAAAGCAATGTCCAAGTGGAAGCCATTAAACATagatcatttaaaggcaaaaagcaTGGTATCACTTTGATTGCATAG